Genomic DNA from Oreochromis aureus strain Israel breed Guangdong linkage group 2, ZZ_aureus, whole genome shotgun sequence:
agaaaaaaaggttatgaaataaaatcagtCATTCTCTGTGTACTTTCAAATGGACTGGTTCAAGCTTCCCACCACAAATGCttcaaataaactcaaaactgaTGTGAGGTTGTGAAATTCCCTTGGATTTAAGACTGCTCTGCCTTCAGACTTCAGGTTAAAGAATTAATCTCCACCCAGCTTTAATTCACACACAACACGGCGCTACATACATGTGAGGAAATAAATgtatattacatttaaaaaaaggaaagtgatATTTTGGTTAAAAAGACTGAATTTTCTTCCGAAACACAAACCTATTAATAGCCAGTATAAAATGAAACACTCAGTGCAGTTCGTGGTGAATAGTTTCTATCAAGAATAAATGCTGCGTgagtttaaactgtgacacaaATGTGTCACGACTCAAATAAGGGCATAGTTTTCTATCTTTTCTGTTAGGTGTTGAAATGTACTGATTATCACTTTCCTATTTTGAtgtataatatatttttatggtAAATATATCATACGTTGTTTTAGAGTTGCTGTAAAAAGATTGTAACGTGGTGTAAAATTGAACTGAGGCTGGAACATTATGTGTGGTCCTGAGCCTGACTGACTGACAGTTTAATGAATCGGTGCACAAGTAAACACATTACTTTACTTTCTCGCAATAAgttctcctctttttctttttctttttttttacagaacaaGTAATTGTTGTGGTTAAAGAAAAACCAAACACTAATGTTAAAACAGACAATGCATCATCACTCACCCACAACAGAAAATTTAAGGATTTTAATGTAGCtgtaaaatcaataaaagacaCAAAGGTACGTCAACAGCAGGAAGTATATTGAGGTAGATTGTAGCTCATAAATGAAACATGCCATCGCTTTCTGAGAGAAAGAAATACATTGTGGCTAAATTACTGCTGTAGTTTATGATCTACCCTGCTGCTCGAGGCAGTGCTGTTGCGTTTATTCACACAGCACTCGACTGAAGGGTGAGAAACATTTCCAACATTTTTAACCTCTTAGCCCTCGCCACATACTGCGGCTCTCCAAATCAGAAAATTTTCATacttaaggtttttttttaaccttactGCACTGGGTTGATGGCAGATCTCAATCCCTTTTGCAATTAGTAACTCAATGTCTTAAcacctaaaaaaaacccacccaaAAACAGACAAGATACAATAACAGAAGTCCATCTTTATTTATTGCAAACTGTTGCTCACCCAGTTTCCAGCACATATGTGAACAATCAAAGCAGCAGTTTTAAGTTGCTCATTACTTTAATTGACAGTTTTTGTGAAGaacttttctcccttttttacTTACAATCAAGCAAACAATGCAAGCCTCTGCATCATAATCTCAGACTGACAGAAATACAAAGCGTCCTctccactgttttgcacatacagTGATCAGAAAGCCCCGAGGAGAAAAGAAGTCCCTTGCCATTGCCTAAGGTTGTTTAACTCAACATTAACAATTTATGAGCTTAAAGATTCTACTGGCACCGTCTTTGTACAATTGCAACACGTCTTAAAGGTGTTGCAGCAAAGCAAACAAGTTGGTCACACTTGATTTTTTTGTCAAAACGTGATTTCTTTATGCAAGAGAAGTTTAAACGTCCATTAAGACATTAGGGCATCTGAATCGCTTAAACATCAAGTGCTTCTTTAAGGAGATAGtgtaacttattttttttttcttattctcaacatttaaaaaatatggaGCTGATAGTAATTCTAAACTTCTAAGGACAAAAAATTTGTTCTGTTCTGGTGCGCGAGATACAGTAATGTACACTTTCATATTCATGTATTCTGAAAGGTTTTTGGTCAAGATAGTACACAAAATCAGGCTCAGTGAAGCTGCTGTAGCTTGAGTTTTTATTAAACGGACACAGCTGAAGCTTTTGATTTGAAtagaaacataaataaatttGGTAAATTACATCTTTACGTTGCAAAACAACGACCGTATTCTCCTTTCCATATACAGTTCAACAACCCTATATTGATTAACAATGATTGGATATGGCTCAGAACTAATTCTCCTCCTGGTCAGAATATTAATTGTGGTCAAGCTCTAGACTTCTGTTCCAATAAAGACAGGGAATTGATTTGCCGATGTGCTTCATTGTTATTCTTGTGGCACGCTATTTGTTTTTCGTGGGGGTGAAACAGTCTGGGGGTAAAATGGACAAGCTGGAATAACAGAATCGAGCGGAGGCTGCGGACGCTAGGTGTCACCCTTGTGACTTTGAAATCTGCCAGCCCTAGACAGGATGTGATGGCGGCTGAGCGCCGGTTAGAGTCAGGCAAGCAGCCTGGCTGCATGGGAGGAGGTGtgcgtgcgtgtctgtgtgcaaAGGGCCGGCTGTAAGCGAGTGTTGCTTCCATCTGAATGAAAAGAGTGAGATTTCAAGGAGGGCGATGACAGTCTGCAATATGTGCAGAGCGACTACATATtcaatcctttttttttcttgccataGTTTTCCTGCTTGTGTTGGCTGAGATTTAATGGTAGTAAACTGGTCGCATTAGAAGGAGCCATAATGTCAATTAGCCATTGTGGAGATAGCACAAGAGGCGCTTTGAATGTGTTGTTACTTTTCCTAAAACCATTAGCTGTAGGATGAAGGTCACGGTGAACCCAACTCATTACTGACCTTATTAACAAAAGGTTTAATATTTACAGCCATTAAATGGCGTAATAAAAATTATTATCTCTATGATTAAAAACACTCTGTTGTAGGCTTTCTATCGTTCTCGTGTTCATTACaaagtatttaataaaaacaattaactaatagcaataataaaaaatataataacgCTAGCATCAAGCAGGTATGTAACAGACAACTGGCTGTGATCGTTCGTGGGGTAAAAGCTTTCGAATTTTTTcgaatttctttttattatatataaatctgAGTTACTATTGATTTGGCCCGTGGCAAGATTTCCCCCCAGCTTGTTGTTACATGGAAGCCATCATCTAGGCCTATAATATTTGTTCATTATTGGAAATTGCCTCACCGTGGTGCCCGGTGTTGCTGAAGTTCAGAACATTAAATGCATGACAGCCACGTCTAGGGTCTAAATGATGCAACACGATGCGTGCACTTGCAACGGTTGTGGGCTATAGATCAGCGGGCCGTGGCTGACTCTAAAATATGCAGTATAAGCCAACAGTAAACACTGTCTAGTAGTTGCAATGTCTGCTCTGGCACAGAGGTGGCCACACCTTGACGTATCACCTCTTGTCTCTAACAAAAGCCAAAAATAAGAGCGAGTATTCTCCTGTTGAAGATCTGTATAGTAAAATATGACTTGTTACATTTAATGGAgcacaacagcagagaggaaCGCAAGGACAAATCTGTGAAAACTTATCCGTAGCTTCTCTTCTCCGCTTCTGCTGGAAGAAATTAGCCTGTTACTCTTGTCTGTGGCACTCATGGGAGTCTTTTCAAAGACCCCCATGGGTCCCCAGACCCTACATTTGGAACCGCATTCTAACGATCATCTAATACTCAGCTTCGTGTTTCGGCGTGTACGATGTAATTGCCCATTGAGTCGTCCATCTGCAGGAGAACAGGTAGTTGGCCGCGTTTCATTGCTGTACTTTGCCCCACCCACCAGCAGCTCCAGCCCTCCTGTGTAACCCCTGATTGGCTGAGGGGATTGCGGGTCCTCAGACCGAGCGCTCGCCTCGGAGCTGAGAGTTCGCCAGTGTGCACCAGTGAAGCGAGAGGAGCGCTTGTTGGAGTCAACTAGACAGCCTTCTGGCAACGAGtagtgatttctttttttctgcctcAACCAGGCTGGATATAGGCGACTGTGCTTCAGTTTGCTGCAGCTAAACATGAAATACGTTTTGAACATACAGTAGTGCTCTGACAAGGTTTCCTCCCACAGGCTTTTGGCTACATTTTCatcggattttttttttctttttttctctgtgttgcaTGGACTAATAATCGGGATATGTGAAGCCTTTTCCAACTGACACAGAAGGAAATTAATTAGTAAGTAAAAGCTTGAAGACTTACGGAGGGGACGAAAGACTAAATCTGCTGGAAATAAAAAGGTAATCGGGACTTGAGTGATGTGATGAGACATTCCTGCAATTGCACCCTCTTTTTCTTTAAGCAAAGATATCCGGACTTAGGCTGTTGAATTATTTTGCGACTGCtgattctttattttattttattttttcatcaaaTGCAGTTTTAAAGCCTATAGCTGTCTATCGATAAGGAAATTTGATCACTGCCTGTATTAAATTGCACAAAACAAGATGTTTATCCAGAATGCGACTTAAATATTGACTGGGATAAAGGCTGAAATTTTAACACGGACTTTTGAGCTCCTTTACTTTATCTACACAGAAGATTCTTTTAAATTGTGGACTTACTCAAAGGAATTTTGTGTCTATTCAGTccgaacatttttttttctagttccaGCCCACTTGAAAATGGACGGTTCATCGCACGAGTCCTGTGTAAGACCACTTTGCCGCTTGATAAGAGCAGCACGGATTTATTCGACTAAATCAGTACTGTGAGAAGATTCAGCATGTTTTCACAGATCTGTCGTCCCCAGTGTTTCGTCCGCTGCAGTAGACCAGAGGATGTTCCCTGCCTGTGGAGAGTGAAATAGGCTAAGGCACTTGTTAGAATTTTAGCTTTCACACCTAGATATAATTTGCATACATAAGAGATTTTCATCACTCAGACACTTTTTGGACATTTTAATGAGATGGTTAATTTGCATAATGTTTCCAGTTTTCTCTGACGTGTACCTCTGTGCGTAATTATCAAGGTCTTTGTTAGGCACAGGAAAAGTCAACAGGTACAATGCAAACGAAGGAGATGGAATTAATACAATTAACTGCTGTGTTCCTCCTTTTTTGGGTCGGGACTGAAGCTGTTATCAATTTAAAGTATGGAATAAACGAGGAGATGAGGGCCGGGTCAGTGATAGGAAACGTGACAAACGACGCACTAAAGCAAGGATTTCAGATTGCACCGCAGCCCCCGTACTTGAGGGTCATATCCAATTCACATCCTGGATATGTTGAACTGAGTCCAGCAGGAATTCTTACAGCCCAACAGAAAATAGATCGGGACGTATTTTGTCGACAAAACCCAAAGTGCATTATATCCCTAGAAGTGATGTCAAACTCTATGGAGATCTGTGTCATCAAAGTTGAAATTGAGGATTTGAACGATAACGCACCCAGATTCCCTACGAGCCACATTGACATAGAAATTTCTGAGAATGCTTCCCCTGGTACCAGGTTTCCCCTAGAGGGGGCAAGCGATCCGGACTCGGGGATCTTTGGAGTGCAATCATATTCTATCACTCCAAATGAGCTTTTCGGACTAGAAATAAAGACCAGAGGGGATGGGTCGAAAATTGCTGAGCTTGTTGTGCAAAAATCGTTAGACAGGGAGACTCAGTCCCACTATACATATGAAATCAGCGCAGAAGATGGAGGAGACCCACCAAAGATAGGTGCGGTCCAGTTAAATATTAAAGTAATTGATTCTAATGATAACAACCCCGTTTTTGACGAGCCAGTGTATACAGTTAATGTGATGGAGAATTCCCCCCGTAATTCATTAGTCATAGACTTGAATGCAACGGATCCCGACGAAGGCACTAATGGAGAGGTCTTGTACTCGTTCAACAGTTACGTCACCGAGAAAACGAGGGATGCTTTCAAAATTGACCCCAGAACCGGGGTTATCACTGTCATTGGTGATTTGGATTATGAAACGACGCAAATATATGAAATCGACGTCCAAGCCAAAGATTTAGGTCCAAACTCTATCCCAGCTCACTGCAAAGTCACCGTGAATGTGATGGATACTAACGATAACCCACCTGTCATCAGTTTACTCTCACTGAACACAGAGATGGTGGAAGTTAGTGAAAACGCGCAGCGTGGATATGTCATTGCGCTGGTAAGGGTGTCAGATAAGGATTCTGGGGCAAACGGCAAAGTGCAGTGCAGGCTGCAGGGTAATGTTCCTTTCAGACTGCAAGAATATGAGAGCTTTTCCACTATACTTGTTGATGGCAGGCTGGACAGAGAGCAAAAGGACACATACAACCTGACCATCCAAGCAGAGGACAGTGGCATCCCCCCTTTACGCGCCACAAAGTCGTTGGTAGTAAAAGTCACAGATGAAAACGACAACCCTCCCCACTTTCTTAAGCCACACTATCAAGAGATGGTGATGGAAAACAACCTCCCTGGCTCATGCCTGCTAACAGTATCAGCTGAAGACCCTGATCTGGGGATGAATGGCACAGTTTCATACTCAATAGTCCCTGGTGAGATTAAGCACATGGATGTAAACACATATGTCAGTATAAACCCATCAGGCCGCATTTATTCAATGAGGTCGTTTGATCATGAATACACTAGGACTTTTGATTTCAAAGTGCTGGCCAGAGACAACGGCAATCCGTCTTTATCAAGTAACGCAACAGTGCGCATCGTCGTGTTGGATGTCAACGACAACACACCTGTTATGACAAACCCTCCGCTGGTTAATGGCACAGCGGAAGTTTCTATCCCAAGAAACGCTGCGAAGGGTTACATGGTGACCCAAATTAAAGCTGACGACTATGATGAGGGGGAGAACGGGCGGCTGACCTACACTATCTCAGAGGGAGACAGGACTTTCTTTGAAATCGACCAGGTGAACGGAGAGATTCGCTCCACCAAAATGTTTGGAGAAAACGCCAAATCCACCTACGAAATCACAGTTGTGGCGAGGGATCACGGCAAGCCCTCCCTGTCCTCTTCGGCCTATATAGTGGTGTACCTCTCTCCAGACCTCAGTGCGCAGGAGTCTATAGGACCTGTCAACTTGTCTCTCATCTTCATCATCGCTTTGGGCTCTATCGCAGCTATCCTGTTTATCACCATGATTTTTGTGGCGGTCAAGTGCAAGAGGGATAACAAGGAGATCCGGACGTACAACTGCAGGTACTGACTAAAGCccgtgcgtgtttgtgtgtatggaTGTATAGATTTGTGTAtgcaagagggagagagagagagagagagagagagagagagagattttatGTGTTCGCAATCACGCTTGAACCTGTCAGTTGTCAGTGCATTGCTTTTGTTATGCAGCATGTAAAGGCTTCTAATCTGAGGACAGCAGATTTCTTTCCacagctgaaattgagttataTCTAAATAATCTCTACTGCATTAAATCAGAAACATTCGCTAAGGCCCACTGTTCCGTGTTAGCGGAACATGATTGATGGATTTAATTCTTTCATTGTAACCAATTGACTCATAAATATGATGGTTCAACTGTCATGTTCAATTTGCGGATGTGTTGCCGGACAATTAACGCCCCACTGGCTCAATAGCAGACCCAGACATTTATTATTTAACCTCCACCGTGGCTGATTGGCTGTTATCAGCTTTAATCTAGTGTGATTATGGATAGTCCTCAAGGATCATTCAGGCTCCCCTCTGCTTTTCACTACAAAAagtataataatataaatataaatataatataaaaaacaaaaaaagtttagaTTCTATGAGAGTATGTAAGTCATATCCCGCTCATTAACTATGAAGACTGCTTCATGGAAAGGAGCAGATTATTATGTTCCTGAACTTGCATTGCGGATAttctgttgtgttcatcagtctGAACATCAGTTCTGGCTTTGATTTCCCCGTGCCACATTACCACTAAATTTACATATAGATTGGATTTGAGAATTTAACCTGAAGCTATAATCATATTTTGCTCCAAAcattattttgttgatttaaagttacttcatttttttaagcagtAGTGGTCATGAAAACGTGAGAACTGACTTAAGaataattgttgttgtttttttcaccgtTAATTTCAAATTATCTacaaatatgtataaaaaatgtTCCCTTGAAATTATCACAGGTGTGTTTCAACACTCTTAATTGCAAAGATTGGATTTGGACTAGAGAGTTCTAAGAGGAAAATATAATCACAAACTATGTCTCCATCAAAGTTGACCCGTTTTTTTGACACTTATATCTCATGGCAAAATtttataaacatgtttttatttgagcCTGTTTGGAAATACTGGGAAATCTATTTATTGACATCTTGACAGAAACGTTtctcacatttttttaatgtcagttaTACATTTTcttcagagaaaaaaaccccaatgaTAGACAACAACAAATTCAAAATTCAGAACTGCTCCCAGTACTTTGCTCTCCGAGTGTGCGACACTATCCCTGCTGGGTGCTTTAATCAGCACTGATGTGCTCTGCTTCTCAGTCGCCACCTCGAATATGAGGAGCAGTTGTCTCCAATTTATTGCTTGTCCTCTGTCAGTCTTTCTGACTCTGAAGATTTTCCCTCCCAGATTTCATTGTGGGCACAAAGTAGaaagaaaacatgttaaaatgataaatgaaaCAGCGATGAAGCATTTTCTACCCTTGCAGCTGCCCATTTTCTTTCCTCTGAATGAAGGAGGAGCAGAATGGGGGTTGTTTCAAGATgcaatctgaaagaaaaaaaggaaaaaatgaaaaagacaaacTACAGTGGTGCACCTTCTTAGTCAGTATGATTTTAGGAATGATAGAGGATAAGCGCTGCCTTTTAGAGAAGAACAGAGGTCAGTGAGGCCTAGTAAAGCAGAGACATGTTTGACATCAGAAAGGATCGGATACATTCAGGTAATGAAATTTCATTGGCAGctatagttttgttatcaaattATTGTGGGAAACAAACCATATCCCCCATGCCATAAGGTTAAAAATGACCTTTTCCAGTCTTTGAGGTAATGCAGGTGGTAAAAAGGATCACATATTTTCTTGAATATGTCTAGTGAGGGTTGCACTGATCACTGCAGAGTATTTAGCATCTGTTCTCCTGTGGAAAACTGCAAGGCTGTGTGAAGAATGGATATTTCCCCCAGTCTGAGAATCCTTTGATAAAACATGGCTGTGTTGCTCATTTGCTCTCGTTAAAGTCAAAATACTCAGTTCAAGTTTGCAGCAGCCACTGAGAGCAGCTAAATGAATTTGAATCTGCAGTTCTCCTGCACTCCGTGTTGCTAGTGGGCTCCCTtgataatgaaagaaaaaatggaATTAGTGTGGGATGTGTGCTTTGAATGTGATTGCATATACTGCCGATGCTGCTCAGTATCAGTGTGCTCTTTTTGCTGTGCTTCTGTGGTTTTGGCATGTTTGCATATTGTCTGCCTGTTTGTGACATGTCAATTGTTGAGCATgcaaatgcaaacaaacaagGGATAACAGCTCCACTGCAAGCTTCGAGTGGAAGGTCACTTACGTGCGCTGCTCCACCTTTGAAAAGGGGCAATTATCCCATGGTTGAACAGCGTCCTTGCTGGCATGGTGGGGAAACTTTTTGACCATATGGACAGGGGAGGGGGAAGGCAGAACACTGCTTTATTGAGTCTGTTCAGTTTCTTCTACTTGCGCAGGGTCGCGGAGTACTCATACGGCAACCAGAAGAAGTCCAgcaaaaagaagaagctgagcAAGAACGACATCCGCCTGGTGCCCCGAGACGTTGAAGAGACAGACAAGATGAATGTGGTGAGTTGCTCATCTCTCACCTCCTCGCTCAACTACTTCGACTACCACCAGCAGACCCTGCCGCTGGGCTGCAGGCGCTCTGAGAGCACCTTCCTCAACGTGGAGAACCAGAACTCACGCAATGCAGCTCCCAACCATGGCTATCAGCACCCGTTCACAGGGCAGGGTCACCAGCAGCAGCCAGACCTCATCATCAACGGCATGCCACTGCCAGAGGTGAGACAAAATCCACTGTGCTCTGTCCTTGATCCTTGGCTGGGCTGCTTTGGCTATTACtttagaatacattttaaatttgaaaCTGATTCCTGTGATTAAATGCAATGGTTTaggagaaacaaagaaattgtTGCTTTTGCAATTTTAGTATTTAGTTTGCTTGATAATAAATAACGGGTATATGTGGGcaaaaatatctaaaaaaaaaaaaaaaaaaaaaaggttcagg
This window encodes:
- the pcdh19 gene encoding protocadherin-19 isoform X2; its protein translation is MQTKEMELIQLTAVFLLFWVGTEAVINLKYGINEEMRAGSVIGNVTNDALKQGFQIAPQPPYLRVISNSHPGYVELSPAGILTAQQKIDRDVFCRQNPKCIISLEVMSNSMEICVIKVEIEDLNDNAPRFPTSHIDIEISENASPGTRFPLEGASDPDSGIFGVQSYSITPNELFGLEIKTRGDGSKIAELVVQKSLDRETQSHYTYEISAEDGGDPPKIGAVQLNIKVIDSNDNNPVFDEPVYTVNVMENSPRNSLVIDLNATDPDEGTNGEVLYSFNSYVTEKTRDAFKIDPRTGVITVIGDLDYETTQIYEIDVQAKDLGPNSIPAHCKVTVNVMDTNDNPPVISLLSLNTEMVEVSENAQRGYVIALVRVSDKDSGANGKVQCRLQGNVPFRLQEYESFSTILVDGRLDREQKDTYNLTIQAEDSGIPPLRATKSLVVKVTDENDNPPHFLKPHYQEMVMENNLPGSCLLTVSAEDPDLGMNGTVSYSIVPGEIKHMDVNTYVSINPSGRIYSMRSFDHEYTRTFDFKVLARDNGNPSLSSNATVRIVVLDVNDNTPVMTNPPLVNGTAEVSIPRNAAKGYMVTQIKADDYDEGENGRLTYTISEGDRTFFEIDQVNGEIRSTKMFGENAKSTYEITVVARDHGKPSLSSSAYIVVYLSPDLSAQESIGPVNLSLIFIIALGSIAAILFITMIFVAVKCKRDNKEIRTYNCSFFYLRRVAEYSYGNQKKSSKKKKLSKNDIRLVPRDVEETDKMNVVSCSSLTSSLNYFDYHQQTLPLGCRRSESTFLNVENQNSRNAAPNHGYQHPFTGQGHQQQPDLIINGMPLPETENYSIDSSYVNSRAHLIKSTSTFKDLEGNSLKDSGHEESDQTDSEHDVQRGHYVDTAVNDVLNMTVPPNVCQLPDQDPSEGFHCQDECRILGHSDRCWMPRVTVPARAKSPEHARNVIALSIEATTVDVPHYEDGTTKRTFATFGKDGSEDVERGDIKGKRTQESQVCSPKANGGAVREAGNGREAASPITSPVHLKSPMSKPSSAYNTLKCRDAERIANHSLLRQPEGKDSEPAVREINTLLHDGRDKESPSSKRLKDIVL
- the pcdh19 gene encoding protocadherin-19 isoform X4 — translated: MQTKEMELIQLTAVFLLFWVGTEAVINLKYGINEEMRAGSVIGNVTNDALKQGFQIAPQPPYLRVISNSHPGYVELSPAGILTAQQKIDRDVFCRQNPKCIISLEVMSNSMEICVIKVEIEDLNDNAPRFPTSHIDIEISENASPGTRFPLEGASDPDSGIFGVQSYSITPNELFGLEIKTRGDGSKIAELVVQKSLDRETQSHYTYEISAEDGGDPPKIGAVQLNIKVIDSNDNNPVFDEPVYTVNVMENSPRNSLVIDLNATDPDEGTNGEVLYSFNSYVTEKTRDAFKIDPRTGVITVIGDLDYETTQIYEIDVQAKDLGPNSIPAHCKVTVNVMDTNDNPPVISLLSLNTEMVEVSENAQRGYVIALVRVSDKDSGANGKVQCRLQGNVPFRLQEYESFSTILVDGRLDREQKDTYNLTIQAEDSGIPPLRATKSLVVKVTDENDNPPHFLKPHYQEMVMENNLPGSCLLTVSAEDPDLGMNGTVSYSIVPGEIKHMDVNTYVSINPSGRIYSMRSFDHEYTRTFDFKVLARDNGNPSLSSNATVRIVVLDVNDNTPVMTNPPLVNGTAEVSIPRNAAKGYMVTQIKADDYDEGENGRLTYTISEGDRTFFEIDQVNGEIRSTKMFGENAKSTYEITVVARDHGKPSLSSSAYIVVYLSPDLSAQESIGPVNLSLIFIIALGSIAAILFITMIFVAVKCKRDNKEIRTYNCRVAEYSYGNQKKSSKKKKLSKNDIRLVPRDVEETDKMNVVSCSSLTSSLNYFDYHQQTLPLGCRRSESTFLNVENQNSRNAAPNHGYQHPFTGQGHQQQPDLIINGMPLPETENYSIDSSYVNSRAHLIKSTSTFKDLEGNSLKDSGHEESDQTDSEHDVQRGHYVDTAVNDVLNMTVPPNVCQLPDQDPSEGFHCQDECRILGHSDRCWMPRVTVPARAKSPEHARNVIALSIEATTVDVPHYEDGTTKRTFATFGKDGSEDVERGDIKGKRTQESQVCSPKANGGAVREAGNGREAASPITSPVHLKSPMSKPSSAYNTLKCRDAERIANHSLLRQPEGKDSEPAVREINTLLHDGRDKESPSSKRLKDIVL
- the pcdh19 gene encoding protocadherin-19 isoform X1, with product MQTKEMELIQLTAVFLLFWVGTEAVINLKYGINEEMRAGSVIGNVTNDALKQGFQIAPQPPYLRVISNSHPGYVELSPAGILTAQQKIDRDVFCRQNPKCIISLEVMSNSMEICVIKVEIEDLNDNAPRFPTSHIDIEISENASPGTRFPLEGASDPDSGIFGVQSYSITPNELFGLEIKTRGDGSKIAELVVQKSLDRETQSHYTYEISAEDGGDPPKIGAVQLNIKVIDSNDNNPVFDEPVYTVNVMENSPRNSLVIDLNATDPDEGTNGEVLYSFNSYVTEKTRDAFKIDPRTGVITVIGDLDYETTQIYEIDVQAKDLGPNSIPAHCKVTVNVMDTNDNPPVISLLSLNTEMVEVSENAQRGYVIALVRVSDKDSGANGKVQCRLQGNVPFRLQEYESFSTILVDGRLDREQKDTYNLTIQAEDSGIPPLRATKSLVVKVTDENDNPPHFLKPHYQEMVMENNLPGSCLLTVSAEDPDLGMNGTVSYSIVPGEIKHMDVNTYVSINPSGRIYSMRSFDHEYTRTFDFKVLARDNGNPSLSSNATVRIVVLDVNDNTPVMTNPPLVNGTAEVSIPRNAAKGYMVTQIKADDYDEGENGRLTYTISEGDRTFFEIDQVNGEIRSTKMFGENAKSTYEITVVARDHGKPSLSSSAYIVVYLSPDLSAQESIGPVNLSLIFIIALGSIAAILFITMIFVAVKCKRDNKEIRTYNCSFFYLRRVAEYSYGNQKKSSKKKKLSKNDIRLVPRDVEETDKMNVVSCSSLTSSLNYFDYHQQTLPLGCRRSESTFLNVENQNSRNAAPNHGYQHPFTGQGHQQQPDLIINGMPLPETENYSIDSSYVNSRAHLIKRPPCSTSTFKDLEGNSLKDSGHEESDQTDSEHDVQRGHYVDTAVNDVLNMTVPPNVCQLPDQDPSEGFHCQDECRILGHSDRCWMPRVTVPARAKSPEHARNVIALSIEATTVDVPHYEDGTTKRTFATFGKDGSEDVERGDIKGKRTQESQVCSPKANGGAVREAGNGREAASPITSPVHLKSPMSKPSSAYNTLKCRDAERIANHSLLRQPEGKDSEPAVREINTLLHDGRDKESPSSKRLKDIVL
- the pcdh19 gene encoding protocadherin-19 isoform X3; this encodes MQTKEMELIQLTAVFLLFWVGTEAVINLKYGINEEMRAGSVIGNVTNDALKQGFQIAPQPPYLRVISNSHPGYVELSPAGILTAQQKIDRDVFCRQNPKCIISLEVMSNSMEICVIKVEIEDLNDNAPRFPTSHIDIEISENASPGTRFPLEGASDPDSGIFGVQSYSITPNELFGLEIKTRGDGSKIAELVVQKSLDRETQSHYTYEISAEDGGDPPKIGAVQLNIKVIDSNDNNPVFDEPVYTVNVMENSPRNSLVIDLNATDPDEGTNGEVLYSFNSYVTEKTRDAFKIDPRTGVITVIGDLDYETTQIYEIDVQAKDLGPNSIPAHCKVTVNVMDTNDNPPVISLLSLNTEMVEVSENAQRGYVIALVRVSDKDSGANGKVQCRLQGNVPFRLQEYESFSTILVDGRLDREQKDTYNLTIQAEDSGIPPLRATKSLVVKVTDENDNPPHFLKPHYQEMVMENNLPGSCLLTVSAEDPDLGMNGTVSYSIVPGEIKHMDVNTYVSINPSGRIYSMRSFDHEYTRTFDFKVLARDNGNPSLSSNATVRIVVLDVNDNTPVMTNPPLVNGTAEVSIPRNAAKGYMVTQIKADDYDEGENGRLTYTISEGDRTFFEIDQVNGEIRSTKMFGENAKSTYEITVVARDHGKPSLSSSAYIVVYLSPDLSAQESIGPVNLSLIFIIALGSIAAILFITMIFVAVKCKRDNKEIRTYNCRVAEYSYGNQKKSSKKKKLSKNDIRLVPRDVEETDKMNVVSCSSLTSSLNYFDYHQQTLPLGCRRSESTFLNVENQNSRNAAPNHGYQHPFTGQGHQQQPDLIINGMPLPETENYSIDSSYVNSRAHLIKRPPCSTSTFKDLEGNSLKDSGHEESDQTDSEHDVQRGHYVDTAVNDVLNMTVPPNVCQLPDQDPSEGFHCQDECRILGHSDRCWMPRVTVPARAKSPEHARNVIALSIEATTVDVPHYEDGTTKRTFATFGKDGSEDVERGDIKGKRTQESQVCSPKANGGAVREAGNGREAASPITSPVHLKSPMSKPSSAYNTLKCRDAERIANHSLLRQPEGKDSEPAVREINTLLHDGRDKESPSSKRLKDIVL